One segment of Pseudomonas asgharzadehiana DNA contains the following:
- a CDS encoding SDR family oxidoreductase: MQAQPLSLPAVPEPTYGERLKGKVVIITGAAQGIGEAIVACFQAQQARLVIADIQGEKVERVAAHWRERGAEIDAQAVDITSKEQWQALVDTAIARFGRVDVLVNCAGVNVFRDPLQMTDEDWRRCFAIDLDGAWFGCRAVLPHMIEQGIGNIINIASTHSSHIIPGCFPYPVAKHGLLGLTRALGIEYAPKGIRVNAIAPGYIETQLNVDYWNGFPDPHAERQRAFDLHPPKRIGQPVEVAMTALFLATDEAPFINATCLMIDGGRSVMYHD, encoded by the coding sequence ATGCAGGCACAACCGTTGTCACTCCCCGCCGTGCCCGAGCCCACTTACGGCGAGCGGCTCAAAGGCAAGGTGGTGATCATCACCGGCGCCGCCCAGGGCATTGGCGAGGCGATCGTCGCGTGTTTCCAGGCCCAGCAGGCGCGCCTGGTCATCGCGGATATCCAGGGCGAAAAAGTCGAGCGCGTCGCCGCCCATTGGCGCGAGCGTGGCGCCGAGATTGACGCGCAAGCGGTCGACATCACCTCCAAGGAGCAATGGCAGGCGCTGGTCGATACGGCCATTGCGCGCTTCGGTAGGGTGGATGTGCTGGTCAACTGCGCCGGCGTCAACGTGTTCCGCGACCCGTTGCAAATGACCGACGAAGACTGGCGCCGCTGCTTTGCCATCGACCTCGACGGCGCCTGGTTCGGCTGCCGCGCGGTGCTGCCGCACATGATCGAGCAGGGCATCGGCAACATCATCAACATCGCCTCCACCCATTCCAGCCACATCATTCCCGGTTGCTTCCCGTACCCGGTGGCCAAGCACGGCCTGCTTGGCCTTACGCGCGCCCTCGGTATCGAGTACGCGCCCAAGGGCATTCGCGTCAACGCCATCGCTCCCGGCTATATCGAAACCCAGCTCAACGTCGACTATTGGAACGGTTTCCCCGACCCCCATGCCGAGCGTCAGCGCGCCTTCGACCTGCACCCGCCCAAGCGCATCGGCCAACCGGTCGAGGTGGCCATGACGGCGTTGTTCCTGGCCACCGATGAAGCGCCTTTTATCAATGCCACCTGCCTGATGATCGATGGCGGGCGGTCTGTGATGTACCACGACTAG
- a CDS encoding GNAT family N-acetyltransferase: MTIEIRPAVPSDAAQILTFITELAEYEKARHEVIASVADIQRSLFGEGATAHGLICLRDGLPIGFAVFFFSYSTWLGSNCLYLEDLYINPEQRGGGAGKKLLRHLAKIAFDNGCARFEWSVLDWNEPAIAFYKSIGAQPQEEWVRYRMEGDALRDFALG, from the coding sequence ATGACCATCGAGATTCGCCCTGCGGTGCCCAGCGATGCTGCGCAGATCCTGACGTTCATCACTGAACTTGCCGAGTACGAAAAGGCTCGGCATGAAGTGATCGCCAGCGTGGCGGACATTCAGCGCAGCTTGTTCGGCGAAGGCGCCACCGCCCATGGCCTGATCTGCTTGCGCGATGGCTTGCCGATTGGCTTTGCGGTGTTCTTTTTCAGTTACTCCACGTGGCTGGGCAGCAATTGCCTGTACCTGGAAGACCTCTATATCAACCCCGAGCAACGCGGCGGCGGAGCGGGCAAGAAGTTACTGCGCCACCTGGCCAAGATTGCGTTTGATAACGGTTGCGCGCGTTTCGAGTGGAGCGTGCTGGACTGGAACGAGCCGGCGATTGCCTTCTACAAATCCATCGGCGCCCAGCCCCAGGAGGAGTGGGTGCGCTACCGCATGGAAGGCGACGCGCTGCGCGACTTTGCCCTCGGCTGA
- a CDS encoding MFS transporter — protein MQSTSPVSTKLFALFCLASFLLSLSYGSTFLLSLLIHARGGNEHDAGSVISTAMLSTFVAVLLCGHLADAWGAARAIAGMGGLLVVACLGFALAPGFGEGLMLFGLSLGLGWGVFYTLGPIIVAMLVEPQQRARYFALLSGSMMSGIGSGPLLGRAANALGLPLTSAFYIAALASLLGVLVFWRLGTALKRHTTAPVSKISWAACRRVLSSRAVFAIVMVGLGGCVFGGLSSFQTSYAAAHGLDYSLFFAGFVSAAIASRLLIAGYVVKRDAYVAACALSGLMLGAILLFTFGVSGNASYLFAAVTLGVGYGLTYSVINGQVANEAPVGTTPQALLLFSLAYFVGVFGFPWLAGWIIVDFGLPALMLSVLTVAAGNWLISVARLAWRRATAEKILQLG, from the coding sequence ATGCAGTCCACGTCCCCGGTGAGCACGAAGCTGTTCGCGCTGTTTTGCCTTGCCAGTTTCCTGTTGTCGCTGTCCTACGGCTCGACGTTCCTATTGTCGTTGCTGATTCATGCGCGCGGCGGCAACGAGCACGACGCGGGCAGTGTGATCTCCACGGCGATGCTCAGTACCTTCGTGGCGGTGCTGCTTTGCGGGCATCTGGCGGATGCCTGGGGCGCGGCGCGGGCGATTGCGGGCATGGGTGGGTTGCTGGTGGTGGCGTGCCTGGGTTTTGCGCTGGCGCCGGGTTTTGGCGAGGGCTTGATGCTGTTCGGCTTGTCCCTCGGGCTGGGCTGGGGCGTGTTCTATACCTTGGGGCCGATCATCGTGGCGATGCTGGTGGAGCCGCAACAACGCGCCAGATATTTCGCTCTGCTGTCGGGCAGCATGATGAGCGGCATCGGCTCGGGACCGTTGCTGGGCCGGGCCGCGAATGCCCTGGGCCTGCCGTTGACCAGCGCTTTCTACATTGCCGCCCTGGCCAGCCTGCTCGGGGTGCTGGTGTTCTGGCGATTGGGCACCGCGCTCAAACGCCACACCACGGCGCCGGTGTCGAAAATTTCCTGGGCAGCTTGCCGCCGCGTGCTGTCTTCGCGGGCGGTATTTGCCATCGTCATGGTCGGCCTCGGAGGGTGTGTGTTTGGCGGGTTGTCTTCGTTCCAGACCAGCTATGCGGCGGCCCACGGGCTGGATTACTCGCTGTTCTTCGCAGGTTTCGTGAGTGCGGCGATTGCCAGCCGCCTGTTGATCGCCGGCTACGTGGTCAAGCGCGATGCCTATGTGGCCGCCTGTGCGCTGTCCGGGCTGATGCTGGGGGCTATCCTGCTGTTCACCTTTGGCGTGAGCGGGAATGCCAGTTACCTGTTCGCGGCCGTGACCCTGGGGGTCGGCTATGGCCTGACGTATTCGGTGATCAATGGCCAGGTGGCCAACGAGGCACCCGTTGGCACTACGCCCCAGGCCTTGCTGTTGTTCAGCCTCGCCTACTTCGTCGGTGTGTTCGGTTTCCCATGGCTGGCGGGCTGGATCATCGTTGACTTCGGCTTGCCCGCGCTGATGCTCAGCGTGCTGACAGTGGCTGCCGGCAATTGGTTGATCAGCGTGGCGCGGCTGGCGTGGCGCAGGGCGACAGCAGAGAAAATCTTGCAGCTGGGCTGA
- a CDS encoding purine-cytosine permease family protein, with protein sequence MSSTSCGQSAGQLETRGIEPVPESECNGHPLQLFWVWFAANISILGLPLGATLVAFRGLAIWQAIIVAVLGAAGSFAVVGIISIAGRRGRAPSLTLSRAIFGVRGNIGPTLVSLMSRLGWETVNTTTAAFVLLSLCSILFGSAVEAKSAPLLTLIFIGIFVLLTLAVSGLGHATLLVIQKWATYVFGALNILVGGFLCATIDWSAVFNATPAPLSAMIIGIGTMAAGTGIGWANAGADMSRYQHRSVKAARLVASAAFGAGIPLVLLITLGGLLSVGNNDLASATDPIIAIRDMLPTWMAVPYLITAFGGLLLSNNLSVYSAGLTTLTLGLKVKRVHAVIVDIVAIFAGSIYFMLIADSFYGPFITFISLLAVPITAWVGIFVVDLIHRHHYSAKDLLDVSPSSAYWYRGGVEWRAFGAWAVAIVLGFSFTTIGTTAENIWFAGPLSDSWLGHNGLGWIVTFLLAGGVYAVLGGAADRRPVPVESHNV encoded by the coding sequence ATGAGCAGCACCTCTTGCGGCCAAAGCGCCGGGCAATTGGAAACACGCGGCATCGAACCGGTCCCCGAAAGCGAGTGCAACGGCCATCCGCTGCAACTGTTCTGGGTGTGGTTTGCCGCCAACATCAGCATCCTGGGTTTGCCGCTGGGGGCGACGCTGGTGGCGTTTCGTGGCCTGGCGATCTGGCAGGCGATCATCGTGGCGGTCCTCGGCGCCGCCGGTTCCTTTGCAGTGGTGGGCATCATCTCCATTGCCGGTCGTCGTGGCCGTGCGCCGAGCCTGACCTTGTCTCGCGCCATTTTCGGCGTGCGCGGCAATATCGGTCCTACGCTGGTCTCGCTGATGTCGCGCCTGGGCTGGGAAACGGTCAACACCACCACGGCGGCGTTCGTGTTGCTGTCGCTGTGTTCGATCCTCTTCGGGTCAGCGGTAGAGGCGAAAAGCGCACCGCTGCTGACGTTGATCTTTATCGGTATTTTCGTGCTGCTGACCCTGGCCGTTTCCGGCCTGGGCCATGCCACGTTGCTGGTGATCCAGAAGTGGGCCACCTATGTGTTCGGTGCGTTGAATATCCTGGTAGGCGGCTTCCTCTGCGCCACCATCGACTGGAGCGCCGTGTTCAACGCCACACCGGCCCCGCTCAGCGCGATGATCATCGGCATCGGCACCATGGCCGCCGGCACCGGTATTGGATGGGCCAACGCCGGCGCCGATATGTCGCGCTACCAGCATCGCAGCGTCAAGGCCGCGCGCCTGGTGGCGTCCGCCGCGTTCGGTGCGGGCATTCCGCTGGTGCTGCTGATCACCCTCGGCGGCCTGCTGTCGGTGGGTAACAACGACTTGGCCTCGGCCACCGACCCGATTATTGCGATTCGCGACATGCTGCCCACCTGGATGGCCGTGCCGTACCTGATCACCGCGTTCGGCGGGCTGTTGCTGTCCAATAACCTGTCGGTGTATTCGGCCGGGCTCACCACCTTGACCCTCGGGTTGAAGGTCAAGCGCGTACATGCGGTGATCGTCGACATTGTCGCGATCTTTGCCGGTTCGATCTACTTCATGCTGATCGCCGACAGTTTCTACGGCCCATTCATTACCTTCATCTCGTTGCTGGCGGTGCCGATCACCGCGTGGGTCGGAATTTTCGTGGTCGACCTGATCCACCGTCACCACTACAGCGCCAAAGACCTGCTGGACGTGAGCCCAAGCAGCGCCTATTGGTATCGCGGCGGTGTGGAATGGCGTGCCTTCGGCGCCTGGGCCGTGGCCATCGTGCTGGGGTTCAGTTTCACCACCATTGGCACCACGGCCGAGAACATCTGGTTTGCCGGCCCATTGTCCGACTCCTGGCTGGGCCATAACGGCTTGGGCTGGATCGTTACCTTCCTGCTGGCCGGCGGGGTTTATGCGGTGTTGGGTGGCGCGGCTGACCGTCGCCCAGTGCCGGTAGAAAGCCACAATGTCTAG
- a CDS encoding PfkB family carbohydrate kinase, producing the protein MSRLLHTGQVIVDLVMALDTLPATGGDVLAKSASFEAGGGFNVMAAARRNGLPVVYLGRHGNGRFGDLARAAMQAEGIDMALATSPDKDTGLCVSLTEATTERTFISHLGAEGELSAQDLADVVPRADDYIYVSGYSLLLEGKAQPLLDWLLALPRNTVVVFDPGPLVKAPGSALMRRLLPRIDIWTSNGPEALAFTGASDINAALPALSRHLPANTLLVVRDGPNGCWVGRVGHIEHVQGFKVRAVDSNGAGDAHAGVFIAGLANGLEPAEAARRANAAAALAVTRWGPATSPGTAEVDALLAE; encoded by the coding sequence ATGTCTAGATTGCTGCACACCGGCCAGGTCATCGTCGACTTGGTCATGGCCCTGGATACCTTGCCCGCGACCGGCGGTGATGTACTCGCCAAATCGGCCAGTTTCGAGGCCGGAGGTGGTTTCAACGTCATGGCCGCTGCCCGTCGCAACGGGTTGCCGGTGGTCTACCTGGGGCGTCATGGCAACGGGCGCTTTGGTGACCTGGCACGCGCGGCGATGCAGGCCGAGGGTATCGACATGGCCCTTGCCACAAGCCCTGACAAGGATACCGGCCTGTGTGTGTCGCTGACCGAAGCCACCACCGAGCGCACCTTCATTTCCCACCTCGGCGCCGAGGGCGAACTCAGCGCCCAGGACTTGGCTGACGTGGTACCGCGTGCTGACGACTATATCTATGTCAGCGGCTACAGCCTGCTGCTTGAGGGCAAGGCCCAACCCTTGCTTGACTGGCTGCTGGCATTGCCACGAAACACTGTGGTGGTGTTCGACCCAGGCCCGTTGGTCAAGGCGCCGGGTTCGGCCTTGATGCGCAGGCTGTTGCCGCGTATCGACATCTGGACCAGCAACGGGCCGGAAGCGCTGGCGTTTACCGGTGCGTCGGATATCAACGCAGCGCTGCCCGCGTTGAGCCGGCACCTGCCCGCCAACACGCTGCTGGTGGTGCGTGATGGACCCAATGGCTGTTGGGTCGGGCGCGTGGGGCACATTGAGCACGTGCAGGGCTTCAAGGTGCGTGCCGTGGACAGCAACGGCGCAGGCGATGCGCATGCCGGGGTGTTTATTGCGGGGTTGGCAAACGGTCTGGAACCCGCTGAAGCGGCACGCCGAGCGAATGCGGCGGCGGCGTTGGCGGTGACGCGCTGGGGGCCGGCTACCTCTCCCGGTACCGCTGAAGTTGACGCCTTGCTCGCCGAATAA
- a CDS encoding Rho termination factor N-terminal domain-containing protein, with product MPRGSKAKYTAEQKRKAAHIEDSYEHKGVSKEEAEARAWATVNKQSGGGEKAGGSGQRKAPAKKAQDREESAKRAAASRKGHSRSSGASLGTQTKESLMKEARAKNIPGRSTMRKDELIAALKKAG from the coding sequence ATGCCTCGTGGAAGCAAAGCCAAATACACCGCCGAACAGAAGCGCAAAGCCGCTCATATCGAAGACAGTTACGAGCACAAGGGCGTGTCCAAGGAAGAAGCCGAAGCCCGTGCCTGGGCTACCGTCAACAAGCAGTCCGGCGGTGGCGAAAAGGCCGGGGGCTCGGGCCAGCGCAAGGCCCCGGCGAAGAAGGCCCAGGACCGAGAGGAATCGGCCAAACGAGCGGCCGCCAGCCGGAAGGGTCATTCGCGTAGTAGCGGTGCTTCGCTGGGGACGCAAACCAAGGAAAGCCTGATGAAGGAAGCGCGGGCCAAGAATATTCCGGGGCGTTCGACGATGCGTAAGGATGAACTGATCGCGGCGCTGAAAAAGGCCGGCTAA